A section of the Chryseobacterium scophthalmum genome encodes:
- a CDS encoding Fur family transcriptional regulator: protein MKQKIENKLIDKNTKPTSMRILVYDFLSSQETALSLSEIENYFENADRTTIYRTLKTFEEKGIVHSIQENSTTKYKLCHDDCNEKTHKDWHLHFYCKICKQTTCKEDISFPESMKTNFRIDEIRLFAKGICENCLESLQ from the coding sequence ATGAAACAAAAGATCGAAAATAAACTCATCGACAAAAATACCAAACCTACAAGCATGAGGATCTTGGTTTACGATTTTTTAAGTTCACAAGAAACAGCTTTGTCTTTGTCCGAGATCGAAAATTATTTTGAAAATGCAGATCGAACCACAATTTACAGAACATTAAAAACCTTCGAAGAAAAAGGAATTGTTCACAGCATTCAGGAAAATTCAACCACGAAATATAAATTATGTCATGATGATTGCAACGAAAAAACGCATAAAGATTGGCATCTGCATTTCTACTGCAAGATCTGCAAGCAAACGACTTGTAAAGAAGATATTTCTTTCCCCGAAAGCATGAAAACCAATTTTAGAATTGATGAAATAAGGCTTTTTGCCAAAGGTATTTGCGAAAACTGCCTCGAAAGTTTGCAATAG
- a CDS encoding RagB/SusD family nutrient uptake outer membrane protein: MKKLKYISFALIAAVSLISCENDLETAPTNQADEAEIFKTAESAETVINGTWAKFNDDGTTYANIGYSTVLRTSDAMGSDVAVLTNKYGFPSAYAFTDLVNNTGGRSLYIWTSLYSVINNMNNVIAKIDAAEGTQEKKDQVKGQAKALRAFCYWNLASFYQFSYLKDKNAPTAPIYTEPATTNSVGKKKASLEEIYNLIKSDLTDANQLLQNYTRNNKDKIDRSVVNGLLARVYLNTGEWTKAVASAQIAKTGFPLMNTEKYKEGFNDITNGEWIWGHAQTQEQSGESYAFHFLDVSSSGSYYYSFMADPYFKDLFDTNDIRSSLFSWDGLPGREGLLRYAKFKFKANLIADIVFMRAAEMYLIEAEAEARSGNVTNAVTVLNQLKTARKANIYTGSIAQNDVIKEVLIERRKELFGEGFSLSDIIRTQGKVERKAYVNSSGQPIPVQITTPNGTVKTVNGRGHSVFAFPDQSAFAPNSRYYLFSIPQKEIENNPNL; the protein is encoded by the coding sequence ATGAAAAAATTAAAATATATATCTTTTGCTTTAATTGCTGCAGTTTCTCTGATAAGTTGTGAAAATGACCTTGAAACTGCTCCGACGAACCAGGCAGATGAAGCCGAAATTTTCAAGACTGCCGAAAGTGCCGAAACGGTAATCAACGGAACTTGGGCAAAATTTAATGATGACGGAACAACGTATGCCAATATTGGATATTCCACTGTTTTAAGAACCAGCGATGCAATGGGAAGTGATGTTGCTGTTTTGACCAATAAATATGGTTTTCCATCAGCGTATGCATTCACTGATCTGGTGAATAATACAGGTGGCAGATCACTTTATATCTGGACCTCTTTGTATTCTGTTATCAATAATATGAATAACGTGATCGCTAAAATTGATGCAGCAGAAGGAACTCAGGAAAAGAAAGATCAGGTGAAAGGCCAGGCGAAAGCTTTGCGTGCTTTCTGTTACTGGAATCTTGCAAGTTTTTATCAATTCAGTTATTTAAAAGATAAAAATGCGCCAACGGCTCCAATTTATACAGAACCTGCAACGACCAATTCTGTAGGAAAGAAAAAAGCGAGTCTTGAAGAAATTTATAATTTAATTAAAAGTGATTTGACTGATGCCAACCAATTGCTTCAAAATTACACAAGAAATAATAAGGATAAAATCGATCGCTCTGTAGTTAACGGACTTTTAGCAAGAGTGTATCTGAATACAGGAGAATGGACGAAAGCTGTCGCTTCTGCACAAATTGCCAAAACAGGATTTCCACTAATGAATACGGAGAAATACAAAGAAGGCTTCAATGATATTACCAACGGAGAGTGGATCTGGGGACATGCACAAACTCAGGAACAGTCTGGTGAAAGCTATGCATTCCACTTTTTAGATGTTTCATCTTCGGGAAGTTATTATTACAGTTTTATGGCAGATCCTTATTTTAAAGATTTGTTTGATACGAATGATATCCGTTCTTCTTTATTTTCTTGGGATGGTTTACCTGGAAGAGAAGGGCTTTTGAGATATGCTAAATTTAAGTTTAAAGCTAATTTAATTGCCGATATCGTTTTCATGAGAGCTGCTGAAATGTATTTAATTGAAGCTGAAGCTGAAGCAAGAAGCGGAAATGTAACGAATGCAGTCACTGTTTTAAATCAACTAAAAACAGCAAGAAAAGCCAATATTTATACAGGTTCAATTGCTCAGAATGATGTCATTAAAGAAGTTTTGATTGAAAGAAGAAAAGAATTGTTCGGAGAAGGTTTTTCTCTTTCAGACATCATCAGAACACAGGGTAAGGTGGAAAGAAAAGCTTATGTAAACTCAAGTGGACAACCAATTCCGGTGCAGATCACAACGCCGAATGGTACGGTGAAAACGGTTAATGGAAGAGGACATTCTGTTTTTGCATTTCCTGATCAGTCAGCTTTTGCGCCTAACAGCAGATATTATTTGTTTTCAATTCCGCAGAAAGAAATTGAGAACAATCCAAATTTATAG